From the Clostridium sp. Marseille-P299 genome, one window contains:
- the tgt gene encoding tRNA guanosine(34) transglycosylase Tgt, which yields MYKLICKDGNAKRGELTTVHGTIQTPVFMNVGTVGAIKGAVSTMDLHEIGTQVELSNTYHLHVRPGDEVVKKMGGLHKFMVWDKPILTDSGGFQVFSLAKLRKIQEEGVYFNSHIDGRKIFMGPEESMRIQSNLASTIAMAFDECPPHPATREYMVNSVERTTRWLIRCKNEMQRLNSLEDTINKHQMLFGINQGGTFADIRIEHAKRIRELDLDGYALGGLAVGETHEEMYRILEETVPHLPEDKPVYLMGVGTPANILEGVERGVDFFDCVYPARNGRHGHAYTNRGKLNLLNAKYELDSKPIEEGCGCPACKHYSRAYIRHLLKAKEMLGLRLMVTHNLYFYNKMMEEIRDAIEAGNFAEYKKKKLEGFASGED from the coding sequence ATGTACAAGTTAATCTGTAAAGACGGTAATGCAAAACGTGGTGAGCTTACAACCGTCCATGGAACAATACAAACACCGGTATTCATGAATGTTGGAACCGTTGGTGCAATTAAGGGCGCCGTTTCTACAATGGATTTGCATGAAATCGGAACACAAGTTGAATTATCAAACACCTACCACTTACACGTTCGTCCTGGTGATGAAGTAGTAAAAAAAATGGGTGGTCTTCATAAATTTATGGTATGGGATAAACCAATCCTCACAGATTCAGGTGGGTTTCAAGTCTTTTCCCTTGCGAAATTAAGAAAAATTCAAGAAGAAGGCGTTTATTTTAATTCTCACATCGATGGACGTAAGATATTTATGGGACCAGAAGAGAGTATGAGAATCCAATCCAATTTAGCTTCAACCATTGCTATGGCATTTGATGAATGTCCACCTCATCCTGCAACAAGAGAATATATGGTGAACTCAGTGGAACGTACTACCAGATGGTTGATACGATGCAAAAATGAAATGCAAAGATTAAATTCTCTTGAGGATACAATTAATAAGCATCAGATGTTATTTGGAATCAATCAAGGTGGAACCTTTGCAGATATTCGTATTGAACATGCAAAACGCATTAGAGAATTAGATTTAGATGGATATGCCCTTGGTGGTTTAGCAGTTGGTGAAACTCATGAAGAGATGTATCGTATCTTAGAAGAGACAGTACCACATTTACCAGAGGATAAGCCAGTATACTTAATGGGAGTAGGTACTCCAGCAAATATTTTAGAAGGTGTAGAACGAGGAGTCGATTTCTTTGACTGTGTATATCCAGCAAGAAATGGACGACATGGTCATGCATATACCAATCGAGGTAAATTAAATTTATTAAATGCAAAATATGAATTAGATAGTAAGCCAATCGAAGAAGGCTGTGGGTGCCCAGCATGTAAACATTATAGTAGAGCTTATATTCGTCATTTGTTAAAAGCAAAAGAGATGTTAGGTCTTCGATTAATGGTAACTCATAATCTATATTTCTATAATAAGATGATGGAAGAGATTAGAGATGCAATTGAGGCTGGTAACTTTGCAGAATATAAAAAGAAGAAGTTAGAAGGATTTGCTTCAGGTGAAGATTAA
- the yajC gene encoding preprotein translocase subunit YajC, whose product MNQLMFLTAGATGTGASWIMMIGYIAVIGALFYFMAIRPQKKQQKALDALVSSLEVGDSILTTSGFYGVVIDVMDEVIIVEFGNNKNCRIPMKKTAVVEVEKPGQATEN is encoded by the coding sequence ATGAATCAATTAATGTTTTTAACAGCAGGCGCTACTGGCACTGGAGCATCATGGATTATGATGATTGGTTATATTGCTGTTATTGGTGCACTATTTTATTTTATGGCAATACGTCCACAAAAGAAGCAACAAAAAGCGTTAGATGCTTTAGTATCATCACTTGAAGTTGGTGATAGCATATTAACTACAAGTGGTTTTTATGGTGTTGTTATTGATGTTATGGATGAAGTAATCATTGTAGAATTTGGTAATAACAAGAATTGTAGAATTCCAATGAAAAAAACTGCAGTTGTTGAAGTTGAAAAACCAGGACAAGCTACAGAAAATTAA
- a CDS encoding PHP domain-containing protein — protein MKYIDLHVHSNISDGTLTPTEVVLLAAKSNLSAIALTDHDTVAGLEEAIKAAKDLEKEGKQIRIVEGVEISADYKGKDIHILGLLIDTKHQGLISSLEKALKNRDERNEKMASKLRAAGIDITLEDLTFKEPNTVITRAHFARFLFEHGYVKTRNEAFEKYLGENCPYYVPREYLTPKDAISLIKQAGGIPVLAHPLLYNFSSNELEELVRYLKELGLVGIETIYSANSGSDESTIRELAQRYDLLMTGGSDYHGANKPNLAIGIGKGNLKIPYSMLDALDQYKKEHLHE, from the coding sequence ATGAAATATATCGATTTACATGTTCATTCGAATATATCGGATGGAACCTTAACACCGACAGAAGTAGTTTTGCTAGCTGCAAAAAGTAACCTATCAGCGATTGCATTGACAGACCATGATACCGTAGCTGGTTTAGAGGAAGCTATAAAAGCAGCGAAAGATTTAGAAAAAGAAGGGAAACAAATACGCATCGTAGAAGGTGTTGAAATTTCAGCTGACTACAAGGGAAAAGATATACACATTCTTGGGTTATTAATAGATACGAAACATCAGGGATTAATATCTTCACTAGAAAAAGCTTTAAAAAACAGAGATGAGCGAAATGAAAAAATGGCAAGTAAACTAAGGGCCGCAGGTATTGATATTACTTTAGAGGATCTTACTTTTAAAGAGCCAAATACGGTAATTACTAGAGCACATTTCGCAAGATTTTTATTTGAACACGGATATGTAAAAACAAGAAATGAAGCTTTTGAGAAATATCTTGGTGAAAATTGTCCTTATTATGTACCTAGAGAGTATCTTACTCCGAAAGATGCGATTTCACTTATCAAACAAGCTGGTGGTATCCCTGTATTAGCCCATCCACTTTTATATAATTTTTCAAGTAATGAACTAGAAGAACTTGTAAGATATCTAAAAGAACTTGGCTTAGTTGGCATTGAGACAATCTATTCCGCAAATAGCGGTTCGGACGAATCAACGATTAGAGAGCTTGCACAACGTTATGATTTATTAATGACTGGTGGCTCTGATTATCATGGAGCTAACAAGCCAAACCTTGCAATCGGAATCGGTAAAGGGAACTTAAAAATTCCATATTCTATGTTAGATGCTTTGGATCAATATAAAAAAGAGCACTTACATGAATAA
- a CDS encoding TIGR04086 family membrane protein, which yields MERSSAQTTRMICMFKAVAFSYLVTLFLLLVIAFLMLQTGMSGGVVTGAVVATYIISVFLGSFYLGKHVDEKRFLWGLLAAIIYFSIYVIISLMINSNEAVRIGDYIKTLLLIAFSGMLGGMLS from the coding sequence ATGGAAAGATCATCGGCGCAGACAACTCGAATGATTTGTATGTTTAAAGCAGTTGCGTTTTCTTATTTGGTTACTCTATTTTTGCTATTGGTTATCGCCTTTTTGATGTTGCAAACCGGTATGTCAGGTGGGGTTGTGACAGGTGCAGTCGTTGCTACATATATTATTTCTGTTTTTTTAGGTAGTTTTTATCTAGGTAAGCATGTAGATGAAAAACGTTTTTTGTGGGGTTTACTAGCGGCTATCATTTATTTCTCTATTTATGTAATTATATCTTTGATGATAAACAGTAATGAAGCAGTACGAATTGGTGATTATATTAAAACCTTGCTACTGATTGCATTTAGCGGAATGTTGGGTGGAATGCTGAGCTAA
- a CDS encoding Ig-like domain-containing protein has protein sequence MKNTYKKWLQKGIAVATVFSIVIGSTAMGGQKAFASETTVTAKAVSNSNSDSAELRFVFTTDLHGMVSSKDYEAGTDFKNAGLSRAYDLIKKARNEMPSSNVYTFDIGDVLFDATTEYIMEQDSEVVQPIYQAMSLIGYDAITLGNHDFDYGKDYLLSQLYGSGLFDKVVVSNLFNTKDNSYPFERNMLITREVETSAGKTMEVTIGIIGETIPTLSSKTQNYTGTWKTEDIVQNTKKEAENLKSLGADIIVVLAHSGFGDEEPEENASNAVYALSKLEDVDVILCGHEHNEFPSSDKSSHYYSLPGVDKETGKVNGKTVVMSRNLGRSIGVVDLTVEQDKDNNIEITSSKGEVRKVTSTNTSESPEILACFANWKEEFEAYRNKQLAVLSDGEVLENYFGLLEDNKTLQMQNEARISYALRYIMKNKNEYAKYPILSASSYTSYGANATDDYVNISGTLNQGDLVSIQNYRQYTSIYKITGAQLKEWLEWTASAYQTIGNNKNWSDDMVNYLKDKTSLNMLLDEAWVNNWGNFYMFEGIQYKIDPSIEPRYDVAGKKINNTRRVTSLSYNGKQISDSDIFVIACNTLSSAYEPLSWANNQLIYGKYRTQNIMAEYLELLGKAGKLKLSVDNNWSLVLPYNYKFLMKAPTESKSIAEKSNWYVDTLETYADYNYYSAKYVAKEEQTEANIVIAPFTTDPSKSSFDVYVEASAPAGVKKVCYYPGVLDVNDSSWNYMREVTNKKFTAYVNATYSILVEDMNGNRTLRTFVIDNIGVDGMAKPKVKSVNNRSRAVTGTAEASTEIVVETPNKTYTTTVRSDGTFSCSIGAQNFGDTIYVYAKDDSTERKSEKVKLSVRRASSNQPTVDEYYNNSKALTGNTNDEDVSMVAFVDELRRVYVATEKDKEMLLQSTEYTVPDYTIYVVGGTVNESGQFELNLPEFEINTTITVHGMDIAGRLSRAVTVKVLDGGPYRPELNSVYDVEKGITGSVTSSKANTVFTVYAIVNGNTYQGKSDNSGVFEIDFDEQLHVGDTIQVYATDVVKNTTRTSAIAEKKVESIASIPSAGSIQIEKLNANTSTIIVNYKPNEEICISVPTDNGNELVYAMTNGNGTYTHNLGSTLKPGSNVYAYTRFTNGDIIDVTGQMVAYDQPAKPKLIGTINNTNKKVQIVSDEYSKVVLTIGETTYTSDKGVYSKEANGYVHTFTIEKVKAGTTYSFYAQNPSSKSATVKWKVAKVAPDILSTSAITAGVKEITGKIEIFSSDKNNEGTVKSTNSKVFVKVNAKKYQAKINEDGTFTASIPELKAGDKVSIWASNQGGIGTGIISTISKDK, from the coding sequence ATGAAAAATACTTATAAGAAGTGGCTGCAAAAGGGAATTGCAGTTGCAACGGTATTCTCTATTGTGATTGGGAGTACTGCAATGGGCGGACAAAAAGCTTTTGCAAGTGAAACAACAGTGACTGCAAAGGCGGTGTCAAACAGTAATAGCGACAGTGCGGAATTACGCTTTGTTTTTACAACAGATCTTCATGGTATGGTTAGTAGTAAGGATTATGAAGCTGGTACAGACTTTAAGAATGCTGGTCTTTCAAGAGCCTATGATTTGATAAAAAAAGCAAGAAATGAGATGCCTTCTAGCAATGTGTATACATTTGATATTGGAGATGTCTTATTTGATGCTACGACAGAGTACATAATGGAACAAGACTCAGAAGTTGTTCAACCAATATACCAAGCCATGAGCTTAATTGGCTATGATGCAATCACATTAGGAAATCATGATTTTGATTATGGTAAGGATTATTTATTATCTCAACTCTATGGTTCAGGATTATTTGATAAGGTGGTTGTTTCTAACCTTTTTAATACAAAAGATAATAGTTATCCATTTGAACGTAATATGTTAATAACAAGAGAAGTAGAAACAAGTGCTGGTAAGACAATGGAAGTAACCATTGGTATCATCGGTGAAACGATTCCAACACTTTCTTCTAAAACTCAGAATTATACAGGTACATGGAAGACAGAAGACATTGTTCAGAATACAAAAAAAGAAGCTGAGAATTTAAAAAGCTTAGGTGCAGATATTATTGTTGTATTAGCGCATTCAGGATTTGGAGATGAAGAACCAGAAGAGAATGCATCCAATGCAGTATATGCATTATCAAAGCTGGAAGATGTGGATGTTATTTTATGTGGACATGAACATAATGAATTTCCAAGCTCTGATAAGTCATCCCATTACTATTCATTACCAGGAGTTGATAAAGAGACTGGAAAAGTAAATGGAAAAACTGTGGTAATGTCAAGAAATCTAGGTAGATCCATTGGCGTTGTTGATTTAACAGTAGAACAAGACAAAGATAATAATATTGAAATTACTAGTAGTAAAGGTGAAGTTCGTAAAGTTACTTCAACGAATACATCTGAAAGTCCAGAGATTTTAGCTTGTTTTGCCAATTGGAAAGAAGAGTTTGAAGCATATCGAAATAAACAACTCGCTGTTTTATCAGATGGAGAAGTATTAGAAAATTATTTTGGATTATTAGAAGATAATAAGACACTTCAGATGCAGAATGAAGCAAGAATTTCTTATGCTCTTCGTTACATTATGAAAAATAAGAATGAATATGCAAAATACCCAATTCTTTCTGCATCTTCTTATACAAGCTACGGTGCGAATGCAACGGATGATTATGTAAATATTTCGGGCACTTTAAACCAAGGAGATTTAGTATCGATACAAAACTATAGACAATATACTTCGATATATAAAATCACTGGTGCTCAATTAAAAGAATGGTTAGAATGGACTGCAAGTGCATATCAAACAATTGGTAATAATAAAAACTGGTCCGATGATATGGTAAATTATTTAAAAGATAAGACTAGTCTAAACATGCTATTAGATGAAGCATGGGTAAATAACTGGGGAAACTTTTATATGTTTGAGGGAATTCAATATAAAATAGACCCTAGTATAGAGCCAAGATACGATGTGGCAGGTAAGAAAATTAATAACACCAGACGAGTTACTAGTTTATCATACAATGGAAAGCAAATTTCAGATTCAGATATCTTTGTAATTGCTTGTAATACGTTATCTAGCGCATATGAGCCTTTATCCTGGGCAAATAACCAGTTAATTTACGGCAAATATCGTACACAAAATATTATGGCTGAATATTTAGAACTCCTTGGAAAAGCTGGTAAATTAAAACTTAGCGTAGATAATAACTGGAGTTTAGTGCTTCCATACAACTATAAATTCTTAATGAAAGCACCAACAGAGAGTAAATCAATCGCAGAGAAGAGTAATTGGTATGTTGATACATTAGAGACTTATGCGGATTATAATTATTATAGTGCAAAATATGTTGCGAAAGAAGAACAGACAGAAGCAAACATTGTAATAGCACCGTTTACAACAGATCCATCAAAATCTAGCTTCGATGTATATGTAGAAGCCTCTGCGCCAGCTGGTGTAAAAAAAGTTTGTTATTATCCTGGTGTACTTGATGTGAATGATAGTAGCTGGAATTACATGAGAGAGGTAACAAATAAGAAATTTACAGCTTATGTTAATGCAACGTATTCTATCTTAGTTGAAGATATGAACGGCAATCGTACACTAAGAACTTTTGTAATTGATAATATCGGTGTCGATGGCATGGCAAAACCTAAGGTAAAGAGTGTTAATAACAGAAGTAGAGCAGTAACAGGAACAGCAGAAGCAAGTACAGAAATTGTTGTAGAAACACCGAATAAGACTTATACAACGACTGTAAGATCCGATGGAACATTTAGTTGTAGTATAGGAGCACAAAACTTTGGTGATACAATTTATGTTTATGCAAAAGATGATTCAACAGAGCGTAAGAGTGAAAAAGTTAAATTATCTGTAAGACGTGCTTCTTCTAATCAACCAACTGTGGATGAGTATTATAATAATTCAAAAGCGCTCACTGGAAATACCAATGATGAGGATGTTTCAATGGTAGCTTTTGTTGATGAACTTAGAAGAGTTTATGTTGCCACAGAAAAAGATAAAGAAATGTTATTACAATCAACAGAATATACAGTACCAGACTATACAATTTATGTTGTTGGTGGAACTGTAAATGAAAGTGGTCAATTTGAATTAAACTTACCTGAATTTGAGATTAATACAACAATTACTGTTCATGGTATGGATATAGCAGGACGTTTAAGCCGTGCTGTAACAGTTAAAGTATTAGATGGAGGACCATACCGTCCTGAATTAAATTCCGTCTATGACGTAGAAAAAGGAATTACAGGTTCTGTAACATCATCAAAGGCTAATACTGTATTTACCGTATATGCGATTGTTAATGGAAATACGTATCAAGGAAAGAGTGATAATTCAGGAGTATTTGAAATTGACTTTGATGAACAGTTGCACGTAGGAGATACGATTCAAGTATACGCTACTGATGTAGTGAAAAACACTACTAGAACAAGCGCAATTGCTGAAAAAAAGGTAGAGAGTATTGCAAGCATTCCATCTGCTGGATCAATACAGATTGAGAAATTAAATGCAAATACAAGTACTATAATAGTGAATTATAAACCAAATGAGGAAATATGTATTTCTGTTCCGACGGATAATGGAAATGAACTTGTATACGCAATGACTAATGGAAATGGAACTTATACTCATAATTTAGGAAGTACCTTAAAACCTGGTTCCAATGTATACGCTTATACTAGATTTACCAATGGCGATATCATTGACGTGACAGGACAAATGGTAGCTTACGATCAGCCAGCAAAGCCAAAATTAATTGGAACAATTAATAACACAAATAAAAAAGTTCAAATTGTAAGTGATGAGTACAGTAAGGTTGTCCTTACCATTGGTGAGACAACATATACTTCAGATAAGGGAGTATACAGTAAAGAAGCAAATGGTTATGTTCATACATTTACAATTGAAAAAGTGAAAGCAGGAACAACTTATAGTTTCTATGCTCAGAATCCTTCTAGTAAGAGCGCAACTGTGAAATGGAAGGTAGCTAAGGTAGCACCAGACATTCTAAGTACAAGTGCGATTACAGCAGGGGTGAAAGAAATCACAGGAAAAATTGAAATTTTCTCAAGTGATAAAAATAATGAAGGAACTGTAAAGAGTACAAATTCTAAAGTATTTGTTAAGGTTAATGCAAAGAAATATCAAGCAAAGATTAATGAAGATGGAACATTTACAGCAAGTATTCCTGAATTAAAAGCAGGAGATAAAGTAAGCATCTGGGCATCAAATCAAGGTGGTATAGGTACTGGTATTATAAGTACGATATCAAAGGATAAATAA
- a CDS encoding DHHW family protein, whose translation MLQKLKTNLNRYTITSILFLIIIFFYLIGMIINSDSVKSSIKTSIEKVESESSADILKAFVNGTDSAFNNAVFDKITLLNANGLFNRILQKKMVTDVVEHNNVYKLDNGQLTYLYDNWGMSLAHKNMRKLNEYLSSVGTKLLYVQAPYKVDKYDNQLPHGRVDYPNLNTDKFLAGLDKLGIDYIDFREVIHDSNFTYEDLFFNTDHHWTTQTGFWAYTYLMNYMGENYGVKYDERNVKEENFNFVTLKDSFVGSLANRVGYWYAGIDDFTYIYPKFDTSYTWERYFKYGSLDITRTGAFEDTVLFKERVVETKEPQAYRDNCYFNGNPALARITNNDVKDGRVLVIQDSFGKPVSSFLSLNFHQVDVLDLRDYRKMYLLDYVKENQYDYVIFIYNPSVFKRSTYYVSFRFEDPNQ comes from the coding sequence ATGTTACAAAAATTAAAGACTAATTTAAATCGTTATACTATTACGAGTATTTTATTCTTGATCATTATATTTTTCTACCTTATTGGTATGATTATTAATTCCGATTCGGTGAAGTCTTCCATTAAGACTTCCATTGAAAAAGTGGAATCCGAATCCAGTGCAGATATTTTAAAAGCATTCGTAAATGGTACTGATTCAGCGTTTAATAATGCTGTTTTTGACAAAATCACCTTACTTAATGCGAATGGTTTATTTAATCGTATTCTCCAAAAGAAAATGGTAACAGACGTTGTTGAACACAATAACGTATATAAACTAGATAATGGCCAACTTACCTATCTTTATGATAACTGGGGCATGAGTCTTGCACATAAAAATATGCGCAAACTAAATGAGTATCTAAGTTCTGTAGGAACAAAATTGTTATATGTTCAAGCACCTTATAAAGTGGACAAGTATGATAACCAACTTCCACATGGACGTGTTGATTACCCAAATTTAAATACAGATAAATTCCTTGCTGGCCTTGATAAGCTAGGTATTGATTACATTGATTTTAGAGAAGTCATACACGATAGTAATTTTACCTATGAAGATTTATTCTTTAATACAGATCACCACTGGACAACCCAGACTGGATTTTGGGCTTATACTTATTTAATGAATTATATGGGTGAGAATTACGGTGTTAAATATGATGAACGTAATGTTAAGGAAGAAAACTTTAACTTTGTTACTCTAAAGGATAGTTTTGTTGGTTCTTTAGCAAACCGCGTTGGTTATTGGTATGCGGGAATCGATGATTTTACTTACATTTATCCAAAATTTGATACTAGTTATACTTGGGAAAGATACTTTAAGTATGGAAGCCTAGATATTACAAGAACTGGTGCATTCGAAGATACTGTATTATTCAAAGAACGTGTTGTTGAAACAAAGGAACCTCAGGCATACCGTGATAACTGCTATTTTAATGGTAATCCAGCACTAGCAAGAATTACAAACAATGATGTTAAGGATGGACGTGTTTTAGTCATACAGGATTCCTTTGGTAAGCCAGTAAGCTCTTTCTTATCACTTAATTTTCACCAAGTTGATGTCTTAGACTTAAGAGATTATAGAAAAATGTATTTACTTGATTATGTAAAAGAGAACCAATATGATTATGTAATTTTTATATATAATCCAAGTGTTTTTAAACGTTCTACTTATTACGTATCCTTCCGTTTTGAAGATCCAAATCAATAA
- a CDS encoding MBOAT family O-acyltransferase — translation MIFSSSTFLLVFLPCVLLIYYTILRNHRTAQNIFLFLASLVFYAWGEPLFVLILLLSIVMNYIFGLLIDKYRDFKPQARLIITLSLVYNVSLIFLFKYLSFAITNINLLFNKNIGIPQLGIPIGISFFTFQAISYVIDVYHGKGHVQKNPLNVGLYIALFPNLVSGPIVRYETIVDQINDRKESFSLFSEGAIRFIRGFAKKVIIADNLAYVANKAFSLKTDDLSVSFAWLGIIAYAFQILLDFSGYSDMALGLSKMFGFNFLENFNFPYISKSISEFWRRWHISLGTWFRDYVYFPLGGSRVKTKFRLLFNLFVVWSLTGLWHGANWTFICWGLLYFVLLAFEKLTGFDKSKKFPIFHHIYTMFFVLMGWVLFRANDITQAKDYLKVMFFRGGNTVFDNNAYFYLCEYIFFLVVAILCSTPVFGWISKKFKFDDNKFIGAIYPIFYLLLFFIALTYVIKGANNPSIYANF, via the coding sequence ATGATATTTTCATCGTCGACGTTTTTATTAGTATTTTTACCATGTGTTCTTTTAATTTATTATACGATATTAAGGAACCATCGAACGGCTCAGAATATCTTTTTGTTCCTAGCCAGTTTAGTATTTTATGCGTGGGGAGAACCACTATTTGTTTTAATACTGCTACTTTCAATCGTAATGAATTATATTTTTGGTCTCTTAATCGATAAATATCGAGACTTTAAACCGCAAGCACGATTAATCATTACTTTATCCCTCGTATATAATGTATCACTTATATTTTTATTTAAGTACTTAAGTTTTGCTATTACTAATATTAATTTACTATTTAATAAGAATATTGGTATTCCACAACTTGGTATTCCAATTGGTATATCCTTCTTTACCTTCCAGGCAATTTCATATGTAATTGATGTCTACCATGGAAAGGGACATGTGCAAAAAAATCCATTAAATGTAGGTTTATACATTGCATTATTCCCTAATCTAGTATCAGGTCCTATTGTTCGTTATGAAACAATTGTAGACCAGATAAATGACCGTAAAGAATCTTTTTCCTTGTTTTCTGAGGGTGCTATAAGATTTATACGTGGTTTTGCCAAGAAAGTTATAATTGCTGATAATTTAGCGTATGTTGCCAACAAAGCCTTTTCTTTGAAAACAGATGATTTATCTGTAAGTTTTGCTTGGCTTGGAATTATCGCTTATGCTTTCCAGATTCTTTTAGACTTTAGTGGATATTCTGATATGGCTCTTGGCCTTAGTAAAATGTTTGGATTTAACTTTTTAGAAAACTTTAACTTCCCGTATATATCAAAGTCTATTTCAGAGTTCTGGCGAAGATGGCATATTTCCTTAGGAACTTGGTTTAGAGACTATGTATATTTTCCACTTGGAGGAAGTCGTGTAAAGACTAAATTTCGTCTTTTATTTAACTTATTTGTTGTATGGAGCTTAACAGGCTTATGGCACGGTGCAAACTGGACATTTATTTGTTGGGGGCTTTTATACTTCGTTTTACTTGCCTTTGAAAAATTAACAGGTTTTGATAAATCTAAAAAATTCCCAATCTTCCATCATATCTACACAATGTTTTTCGTATTGATGGGATGGGTTTTATTCCGTGCGAACGATATCACACAGGCGAAAGATTATTTAAAAGTAATGTTTTTTAGAGGCGGTAATACTGTATTTGACAATAATGCTTATTTTTATCTTTGTGAATATATTTTCTTTTTAGTTGTAGCAATATTATGCTCTACACCAGTTTTTGGCTGGATATCAAAGAAATTTAAATTTGATGATAATAAATTTATTGGAGCTATTTATCCTATTTTTTACTTACTTTTATTTTTCATTGCCCTTACCTATGTAATAAAAGGTGCTAATAATCCAAGTATTTATGCTAATTTCTAA
- a CDS encoding Ig-like domain-containing protein, which translates to MDAKKINKLKYVLGFLLFFVFVLSFNTQKAFASDPTSAHSTNDKQLEIKLNVKSKSIVKEKSYNLRVYNVLENHKISYKSSDSAIATVDENGVVTGVDFGTATITVTVKENSKTIATLTCDITVGPPAISVKLTKTDLIMVVGKRTTLKTILQPYNTVEEIKFYSNDTTIASVSPGGRVTANAIGITHIFAMIDNGKYDTCRVAVVSQETYDDLMKNDNASSEDISITITPSVTPAN; encoded by the coding sequence ATGGATGCTAAGAAAATTAATAAATTAAAATATGTCCTTGGTTTTTTACTTTTCTTTGTATTTGTTTTGTCATTTAACACTCAAAAAGCATTTGCAAGTGATCCCACAAGTGCGCACTCAACAAATGATAAGCAGCTTGAAATTAAGTTAAATGTAAAAAGCAAATCTATTGTAAAAGAAAAGTCTTATAATTTGAGGGTTTATAACGTGCTTGAAAATCATAAGATTTCTTACAAATCAAGTGATTCCGCAATTGCTACGGTGGATGAGAATGGTGTTGTAACCGGTGTAGATTTTGGTACTGCAACGATTACAGTAACCGTCAAAGAAAATTCCAAAACAATTGCAACCCTTACTTGCGATATTACAGTTGGACCACCTGCAATCAGTGTTAAGCTAACAAAAACTGATTTAATCATGGTAGTTGGAAAAAGAACGACATTAAAAACTATTTTACAACCATATAATACAGTTGAAGAAATTAAGTTTTACTCAAATGATACTACAATTGCATCTGTAAGTCCTGGCGGAAGAGTTACTGCTAATGCCATTGGAATTACACATATATTTGCTATGATCGATAATGGCAAGTATGATACATGCAGAGTAGCTGTAGTAAGCCAGGAAACTTATGATGATTTAATGAAGAATGATAATGCATCTTCAGAAGATATTAGTATAACAATTACTCCATCTGTTACACCTGCTAATTAG
- a CDS encoding response regulator transcription factor, protein MQQILIADDNPDITDVLAMYAKKEDFEPIIATDGEEAIRLFQQCNPAVVLLDVMMPKEDGYEVCRKIRAKSDVPVILITARGEDFEKIMGLDIGADDYIVKPFSPSEVMARVRAVLRRMTKKEKEQESENLLSISNLVINLEEYTLHIGDQKISLTKKEIETMWTLASNPNKVFTRDNLLDSLWGFDYFGDSRTVDSHIKRLRAKLDAVDHPAWSIKTIWGVGYKFEISE, encoded by the coding sequence ATGCAACAAATCCTAATTGCAGATGATAATCCAGATATTACCGATGTTTTGGCGATGTATGCTAAAAAAGAAGATTTTGAACCAATTATTGCAACAGATGGAGAAGAAGCAATCCGCCTTTTTCAACAATGTAATCCAGCAGTAGTTTTATTGGATGTTATGATGCCAAAAGAAGACGGTTATGAAGTTTGTAGAAAAATACGTGCAAAGTCCGATGTTCCAGTAATCTTAATTACTGCGAGAGGTGAAGATTTTGAAAAAATAATGGGGCTAGATATCGGTGCAGACGATTACATAGTAAAGCCGTTTAGTCCAAGTGAGGTTATGGCAAGAGTAAGAGCTGTACTTCGAAGAATGACAAAGAAAGAAAAGGAACAAGAATCCGAAAATCTTTTAAGTATCTCAAATCTAGTGATTAATCTAGAAGAGTATACCCTACATATAGGCGATCAGAAAATTTCCTTAACTAAAAAAGAGATAGAGACCATGTGGACCTTAGCTAGTAATCCTAATAAGGTATTCACTAGAGACAATCTTCTTGATAGTCTTTGGGGTTTTGATTATTTTGGTGATAGTAGGACGGTAGATTCACATATTAAAAGACTGCGAGCAAAATTAGATGCAGTTGATCACCCTGCATGGTCAATTAAGACAATCTGGGGTGTTGGGTATAAATTTGAAATTTCTGAATAA